One window of the Passer domesticus isolate bPasDom1 chromosome 14, bPasDom1.hap1, whole genome shotgun sequence genome contains the following:
- the LOC135280978 gene encoding LOW QUALITY PROTEIN: uncharacterized protein LOC135280978 (The sequence of the model RefSeq protein was modified relative to this genomic sequence to represent the inferred CDS: deleted 2 bases in 1 codon; substituted 1 base at 1 genomic stop codon) produces the protein MASKRRSQAAGPVIFKKLPRLEPAPSFLPSKIPGTSSPVAQPASENHFSYKGSYFACPLQSPKGPEQPPAGWSPTPTYLHHGPAALGQPVPAEGPLLGFLLYPPESPGTRLQPPDTQRSKDSLISTGHPPAPRSWKQVVPLPTARRCRRSPASAWSPGPSSSHLTPAQXSRRSAMCFPPPPYPLSPHRPGPLYHCAPAPTVGEPSALPSFGYVGSREPFPSTYLKSQEPRSFFPSPLEPYVPRTVGARLGAALGDAEPPRDAELPRNSGYPGFALSPGDASVFHGSFPSTEPGCEQHRADSPQWAAAPRHSSAFQPVCSPERLSGGSGGLTETFPERAGSWEKPRQGDSPVSLGCWRQEWDKHTPRSCSHSQGLLSERSFLGVSNLLSYKQNWLKNLTLPSSLAKDSSASMIPRDWLRSPVIAAGALYTHSVIDGFTFSKRKVSGCPLVQDQPPGFDDIDGSFIGCGSCCKLVELLSVQPNYLCSIRPAIAVTAMYAGRKNSSLAPQDTPCGGPGEGNACKVKDPARELIRLSQSVTPIKGLEELRDTKASSSSPPMPVIHNVFSLAPYQEYLEKAKGTDPILFCKNHQWEDSSPQNTGGSQEPAALRDVSVVSSLRLGTDAVQSQEESCYRSIPKKPKPVPQELESQEGRVGTEEPPPKEIVLGEMAKSLPSPKNGSKAASPQQASNGKEIWLAFQDVAALLSKLLSQLKTFTSACPFPHVVQAGAIFIPIHVVKEKLFPKLPGSFVDQVLQKHKVELRPTTLSEEKHLRELELKSCTSRMLKLLAIKRLPEIYPDLLNLHWHSSIQQQLGCGTHRREHNSGRNCTPGENANTNTVLNPQDIWSPAPQRIRGSSPCQRESRELRQPKSCRGEKGSARCEDNILKNRGE, from the exons ATGGCCTCCAAACGGCGCTCGCAGGCTGCAGGGCCCGTGATTTTCAAGAAGCTGCCTCGTCTGGAGCCCGCCCCCAGCTTCCTGCCCAGCAAAATCCCAGGCACATCCAGCCCCGTGGCCCAGCCTGCCTCTGAAAACCATTTCAGCTACAAGGGCTCCTACTTTGCCTGCCCGCTGCAGAGCCCCAAGGGCCCCGAGCAGCCCCCGGCTGGCTGGAGCCCCACGCCCACCTACCTGCACCacggccccgctgccctgggccagcctgTGCCGGCCGAGGGGCCCCTGCTGGGCTTCCTGCTGTACCCCCCAGAGAGCCCGGGCACCAGGCTGCAGCCCCCGGACACCCAGAGGAGCAAGGACAGCCTGATAAGTACAGGCCaccccccagctccccgttcCTGGAAGCAAGTTGTccctctgcccacagccagaAGGTGCCGGAggtccccagcctcagcctggagccCTGGCCCAAGCTCCAGCCACCTGACGCCAGCCCAGTGATCCAGGAG GTCAGCAATGTGCTTCCCACCACCCCCATACCCGCTGTCACCCCACAGACCTGGCCCCCTCTACCACTGTGCCCCAGCTCCCACTGTGGGGGAGcccagtgccctgcccagctttGGCTACGTGGGAAGCAGGGAGCCCTTTCCCAGCACCTACCTCAAGTCCCAGGAGCCCAGGAGTTTCTTTCCCAGCCCCTTGGAGCCCTACGTGCCCAGGACAgtgggtgccaggctgggggcagCGCTGGGGGATGCTGAGCCCCCCAGGGATGCCGAGCTGCCCAGGAACAGCGGGTACCCAGGCTTTGCCCTCAGCCCGGGCGATGCATCCGTGTTCCACGGCTCCTTTCCCAGCACGGAGCCgggctgtgagcagcacagggcagacaGCCCGCAGTGGGCAGCAGCACCGAGGCACAGCAGCGCCTTCCAGCCTGtctgcagcccagagaggctTTCTGGGGGCTCCGGTGGGCTCACTGAGACATTTCCTgagagagcagggagctgggagaaaCCCAGGCAAGGGGACAGCCCTGTGTCCCTTGGGTGTTGGAGACAGGAATGGGACAAGCACACACCGCGCTCATGCAGCCACAGCCAAGGTTTATTGTCTGAAAGATCTTTTTTAGGAGTTTCAAATCTACTCTCATACAAACAAAATTGGCTAAAGAACTTAACTCTGCCCAGCTCACTGGCCAAGGATAGCAGTGCCTCCATGATCCCAAGGGATTGGCTGAGGTCCCCTGTGATAGCTGCTGGTGCTCTATA TACCCATTCGGTGATAGATGGATTTACGTTCTCCAAAAGGAAGGTGTCAGGATGCCCTTTG GTCCAGGATCAGCCTCCAGGGTTCGATGACATTGATGGCAGTTTCATcggctgtggcagctgctgcaa GCTAGTCGAGTTGTTGTCTGTTCAGCCAAATTATCTGTGTAGCATTAGACCAGCTATAGCAGTCACGGCCATGTATGCAGGGAGGAAGAACAGCAGCCTGGCCCCTCAGGACACCCCCTGTGGGGGACCAGGGGAAGGAAATGCCTGCAAGGTCAAGGATCCAGCCAGGGAGCTCATCCGCCTTTCTCAATCCGTGACCCCCATCAAAGGGCTGGAAGAGCTGAGGGACACCAAGGCTTCCTCATCCTCCCCACCCATGCCTGTGATCCACAACGTCTTCAGCCTGGCACCTTACCAGGAGTACCTGGagaaggccaagggcacagACCCCATCCTGTTCTGCAAGAACCATCAGTGGGAGGACTCCTCTCCCCAAAACACGGGTGGCAGCCAGGAGCCTGCTGCCCTCAGAGACGTCTCAGTGGTGTCCAGCCTGAGGCTGGGCACTGATGCAGTGCAGAGCCAAGAGGAAAGCTGTTACAGGAGCATTCCTAAAAAACCAAAGCCTGTGCCCCAAGAGCTGGAGTCTCAGGagggcagggtgggcactgAGGAGCCACCCCCAAAGGAAATAGTGCTGGGAGAGATGGCCaaatccctgcccagccccaagAACGGCTCCAAGGCTGCCAgtcctcagcaggccagcaacgGCAAGGAGATCTGGCTGGCTTTCCAGGACGTGGCCGCGCTCCTCAGCAAACTGCTCTCCCAGCTGAAGACCTTCACGTCCGCTTGCCCTTTCCCGCACGTGGTCCAGGCGGGAGCCATCTTCATCCCCATCCACGTGGtgaaggagaagctcttcccaaaGCTGCCCGGCAGCTTCGTGGACCAAGTGCTGCAGAAGCACAAGGTGGAGCTGCGTCCCACCACGCTCTCCGAGGAGAagcacctgagggagctggagctgaagaGCTGCACCTCCCGCATGCTGAAGCTCCTGGCCATCAAGCGGCTTCCCGAAATCTACCCTGACCTGCTcaacctccactggcacagctccatccaGCAGCAGCTCGGATGCGGAACACATAGAAGGGAACACAACTCTGGGAGAAATTGCACACCTGGTGAGAATGCAAACACAAACACAGTGCTCAATCCACAGGACATATGGAGCCCTGCACCACAGAGGATACGCGGCTCCTCTCCTTGCCAAAGAGAGTCACGGGAGCTGAGGCAGCCTAAGAGCTGCCGAGGAGAGAAGGGCTCAGCAAGGTGTGAGGACAACATTCTCAAGAACCGTGGTGAGTGA
- the LOC135281029 gene encoding uncharacterized protein LOC135281029 isoform X2, with protein MSRGSSPSQHSCTAMEQLPAASTAASSPAEQMPKGRPGSTGMECPACHPCSLPLPTRPVHVLPLQFRLLGMAFCPALGSRGSESYRQLEADVTLLLNQMLSSYKSFLQANVLEFLNGSVVVRGEVLFRGDAPAPTNSHLIRTVVTEASKGRSTFSWQLEPQSVLSGGFSLENLEPEKLSISLAGPQLGMGRMDPLERLAREVTAAVSALYDVRNFTISQLRNLGENTEVTGDLYLDTVVHADVTEVLEALAALSGLSMGLSSLWVEGSRLALHVYPLSLLVTNRRFRQELQDPLSAEHHELSRDLGDAVVGALRDYPSFLTAIIKEFLPGSLICHGQLIFRPPAPPSVEVLKTLVRSVGPDQALAGSDFHVDPHSLSVGEPGRQEAGWKSPLGHKRPSSGDPDVGNGEPGLLDRGEWPLHALLYLLGLQLLFLQLPGSPVAWC; from the exons ATGTCCCGtggctccagcccttcccagcactcctgcacagccatggagcagctccctgcagcctccacagcggcctccagcccagctgagcagatgCCAAAGGGCAGACCTGGCTCCACAGGGATGGAATGCCCTGCGTGCcacccctgcagcctccccttGCCCACCCGGCCTGTGCACGTGCTGCCCTTGCAATTCCGCCTGCTGGGCATGGCtttctgcccagctctgggcagcaggggtTCGGAGAGCTACCGGCAGCTGGAGGCAGATGTGACACTGCTG CTCAACCAGATGCTGTCCAGCTACAAGAGCTTCCTGCAGGCCAATGTCCTTGAGTTCCT gaatGGCTCCGTGGTGGTGCGAGGGGAGGTTCTGTTCCGGGGGGATGCTCCTGCTCCCACCAACTCCCACCTCATCCGCACCGTGGTCACAGAGGCCAGCAAGGGAAGGAGCaccttcagctggcagctggagccCCAGTCTGTCCTGTCTGGTG GCTTCAGCCTGGAGAACCTGGAGCCCGAGAAGCTGTCCATCTCCCTCGCTGGCCCCCAGCTTGGCATGGGCAGGATGGATCCTCTGGAGAGGCTGGCCAGAGAG GTGACTGCAGCTGTCAGTGCCCTCTACGACGTGAGGAACTTCACCATCTCCCAGCTCAG GAACCTGGGTGAGAACACGGAGGTCACTGGAGACCTCTACCTGGACACAGTTGTCCATGCTGACGTGACGGAGGTTCTGGAAGCCCTGGCTGCGCTCTCTGGCCTCTCCATGGGCCTGagctccctctgggtggagg gctccaggctggctctgcaCGTGtaccctctgtccctgctggtcACCAACAGACGCTTCAGGCAGGAGCTTCAGGACCCGCTCTCTGCAGAGCACCACGAGCTCTCCAGGGACCTCGGCGATGCG GTGGTGGGAGCCCTGAGGGATTACCCATCCTTCCTGACAGCAATCATAAAAGAATTCCT GCCTGGCTCCTTGATCTGCCACGGGCAGCTGATCTTCcgtccccctgccccacccagcgTGGAGGTTCTGAAGACACTCGTGCGCTCGGTTGGGCCAGACCAGGCTCTGGCTGGCTCTGACTTCCACGTGGATCCCCACTCTCTCTCGGTGGGAG agcctgggcgCCAAGAGGCTGGCTGGAAGAGCCCTTTGGGACACAAGAGACCCTCAAGTGGGGATCCAGACGTTGGAAATGGAGAACCAGGGCTTCTGGACAGAGGGGAGTGGCCTTTGCATGCCTTGCTTTATCTCCTGggcctgcagctgctgtttctgcagctcccaggctcTCCTGTTGCCTGGTGCTGA
- the LOC135281029 gene encoding uncharacterized protein LOC135281029 isoform X3, protein MSRGSSPSQHSCTAMEQLPAASTAASSPAEQMPKGRPGSTGMECPACHPCSLPLPTRPVHVLPLQFRLLGMAFCPALGSRGSESYRQLEADVTLLLNQMLSSYKSFLQANVLEFLNGSVVVRGEVLFRGDAPAPTNSHLIRTVVTEASKGRSTFSWQLEPQSVLSGGFSLENLEPEKLSISLAGPQLGMGRMDPLERLAREVTAAVSALYDVRNFTISQLRNLGENTEVTGDLYLDTVVHADVTEVLEALAALSGLSMGLSSLWVEGSRLALHVYPLSLLVTNRRFRQELQDPLSAEHHELSRDLGDAVVGALRDYPSFLTAIIKEFLPGSLICHGQLIFRPPAPPSVEVLKTLVRSVGPDQALAGSDFHVDPHSLSVGEPGRQEAGWKSPLGHKRPSSGDPDVGNGEPGLLDRGP, encoded by the exons ATGTCCCGtggctccagcccttcccagcactcctgcacagccatggagcagctccctgcagcctccacagcggcctccagcccagctgagcagatgCCAAAGGGCAGACCTGGCTCCACAGGGATGGAATGCCCTGCGTGCcacccctgcagcctccccttGCCCACCCGGCCTGTGCACGTGCTGCCCTTGCAATTCCGCCTGCTGGGCATGGCtttctgcccagctctgggcagcaggggtTCGGAGAGCTACCGGCAGCTGGAGGCAGATGTGACACTGCTG CTCAACCAGATGCTGTCCAGCTACAAGAGCTTCCTGCAGGCCAATGTCCTTGAGTTCCT gaatGGCTCCGTGGTGGTGCGAGGGGAGGTTCTGTTCCGGGGGGATGCTCCTGCTCCCACCAACTCCCACCTCATCCGCACCGTGGTCACAGAGGCCAGCAAGGGAAGGAGCaccttcagctggcagctggagccCCAGTCTGTCCTGTCTGGTG GCTTCAGCCTGGAGAACCTGGAGCCCGAGAAGCTGTCCATCTCCCTCGCTGGCCCCCAGCTTGGCATGGGCAGGATGGATCCTCTGGAGAGGCTGGCCAGAGAG GTGACTGCAGCTGTCAGTGCCCTCTACGACGTGAGGAACTTCACCATCTCCCAGCTCAG GAACCTGGGTGAGAACACGGAGGTCACTGGAGACCTCTACCTGGACACAGTTGTCCATGCTGACGTGACGGAGGTTCTGGAAGCCCTGGCTGCGCTCTCTGGCCTCTCCATGGGCCTGagctccctctgggtggagg gctccaggctggctctgcaCGTGtaccctctgtccctgctggtcACCAACAGACGCTTCAGGCAGGAGCTTCAGGACCCGCTCTCTGCAGAGCACCACGAGCTCTCCAGGGACCTCGGCGATGCG GTGGTGGGAGCCCTGAGGGATTACCCATCCTTCCTGACAGCAATCATAAAAGAATTCCT GCCTGGCTCCTTGATCTGCCACGGGCAGCTGATCTTCcgtccccctgccccacccagcgTGGAGGTTCTGAAGACACTCGTGCGCTCGGTTGGGCCAGACCAGGCTCTGGCTGGCTCTGACTTCCACGTGGATCCCCACTCTCTCTCGGTGGGAG agcctgggcgCCAAGAGGCTGGCTGGAAGAGCCCTTTGGGACACAAGAGACCCTCAAGTGGGGATCCAGACGTTGGAAATGGAGAACCAGGGCTTCTGGACAGAGG ACCCTGA
- the LOC135281029 gene encoding uncharacterized protein LOC135281029 isoform X1, producing the protein MSRGSSPSQHSCTAMEQLPAASTAASSPAEQMPKGRPGSTGMECPACHPCSLPLPTRPVHVLPLQFRLLGMAFCPALGSRGSESYRQLEADVTLLLNQMLSSYKSFLQANVLEFLNGSVVVRGEVLFRGDAPAPTNSHLIRTVVTEASKGRSTFSWQLEPQSVLSGGFSLENLEPEKLSISLAGPQLGMGRMDPLERLAREVTAAVSALYDVRNFTISQLRNLGENTEVTGDLYLDTVVHADVTEVLEALAALSGLSMGLSSLWVEGSRLALHVYPLSLLVTNRRFRQELQDPLSAEHHELSRDLGDAVVGALRDYPSFLTAIIKEFLPGSLICHGQLIFRPPAPPSVEVLKTLVRSVGPDQALAGSDFHVDPHSLSVGEDTLEPATPLPGSPASGVALVAIGGLCMVAAPVVLVSLGAKRLAGRALWDTRDPQVGIQTLEMENQGFWTEDPEDGHLE; encoded by the exons ATGTCCCGtggctccagcccttcccagcactcctgcacagccatggagcagctccctgcagcctccacagcggcctccagcccagctgagcagatgCCAAAGGGCAGACCTGGCTCCACAGGGATGGAATGCCCTGCGTGCcacccctgcagcctccccttGCCCACCCGGCCTGTGCACGTGCTGCCCTTGCAATTCCGCCTGCTGGGCATGGCtttctgcccagctctgggcagcaggggtTCGGAGAGCTACCGGCAGCTGGAGGCAGATGTGACACTGCTG CTCAACCAGATGCTGTCCAGCTACAAGAGCTTCCTGCAGGCCAATGTCCTTGAGTTCCT gaatGGCTCCGTGGTGGTGCGAGGGGAGGTTCTGTTCCGGGGGGATGCTCCTGCTCCCACCAACTCCCACCTCATCCGCACCGTGGTCACAGAGGCCAGCAAGGGAAGGAGCaccttcagctggcagctggagccCCAGTCTGTCCTGTCTGGTG GCTTCAGCCTGGAGAACCTGGAGCCCGAGAAGCTGTCCATCTCCCTCGCTGGCCCCCAGCTTGGCATGGGCAGGATGGATCCTCTGGAGAGGCTGGCCAGAGAG GTGACTGCAGCTGTCAGTGCCCTCTACGACGTGAGGAACTTCACCATCTCCCAGCTCAG GAACCTGGGTGAGAACACGGAGGTCACTGGAGACCTCTACCTGGACACAGTTGTCCATGCTGACGTGACGGAGGTTCTGGAAGCCCTGGCTGCGCTCTCTGGCCTCTCCATGGGCCTGagctccctctgggtggagg gctccaggctggctctgcaCGTGtaccctctgtccctgctggtcACCAACAGACGCTTCAGGCAGGAGCTTCAGGACCCGCTCTCTGCAGAGCACCACGAGCTCTCCAGGGACCTCGGCGATGCG GTGGTGGGAGCCCTGAGGGATTACCCATCCTTCCTGACAGCAATCATAAAAGAATTCCT GCCTGGCTCCTTGATCTGCCACGGGCAGCTGATCTTCcgtccccctgccccacccagcgTGGAGGTTCTGAAGACACTCGTGCGCTCGGTTGGGCCAGACCAGGCTCTGGCTGGCTCTGACTTCCACGTGGATCCCCACTCTCTCTCGGTGGGAG aGGACACCCTGGAGCCTGCCACGCCCCTGCCGGGCTCCCCAGCCTCCGGAGTGGCCTTGGTGGCCATCGGGGGCCTCTGCATGGTGGCTGCGCCCGTCGTGCTCGTG agcctgggcgCCAAGAGGCTGGCTGGAAGAGCCCTTTGGGACACAAGAGACCCTCAAGTGGGGATCCAGACGTTGGAAATGGAGAACCAGGGCTTCTGGACAGAGG ACCCTGAGGATGGTCACTTGGAATGA
- the LOC135281027 gene encoding SNW domain-containing protein 1-like translates to MVLTSFLPAPTQLCQDQLEAEERAGAQRCRQTALVSSQREPPPYGYRKGWIPRALEDFGDGGAFPEIHVAQYPLDMGRKKKMSNALALQVDAEGKIKYDAIARQGQSKDKVIYSKYTDLVPKEVMNVDDPELQRPDENAVREITKKTRAALEKLVSQKVAAAMPVGAAEKAAPAQYIRYTPCQQGAAFNSGARQRVIRVVEMQKDPLEPARFKINKKIPRGPPSPPAPVMHSPSRKITVKEQQEWKIPPCISNWKNVKGYTVPLEKRLAADGRGLQAVHINENFAKLAEALYIADRKAREAVEMRAQVERKMAQKEKEKHEQKLREMAQKARERRAGIKTPVEKEDGEARARDEIRHDRRKERQHDRNLSRAAPGKRSKLQRNENRDISEVIALGVPTRRPSNEIQYDQRLFNQSRGMDSGFAGGEDEMYNVYDQPWRSGKDMAQNIYRPSKSMDKDMYGDDLEAQLKTKRFVPDKEFSDLDRNSRGRSRDGPVQFEEDPFGLDKFLEEAKKHGGSKRPSDSSCPKEHEHQSKKTRKD, encoded by the coding sequence ATGGTGCTCACCAGTTTCTTGCCAGCTCCAACCCAGCTTTGCCAAGATCAGctagaagcagaagaaagagcaggagctcagagaTGCAGGCAGACTGCTCTGGTTTCCTCACAAAGGGAACCTCCCCCATATGGTTACCGGAAAGGATGGATACCGCGGGCGCTGGAGGATTTTGGAGATGGGGGCGCCTTCCCAGAAATTCACGTGGCCCAATATCCATTGGATATGGGCCGAAAGAAGAAAATGTCCAATGCTTTGGCTCTTCAGGTGGAtgcagaagggaaaataaaatacgATGCAATTGCTCGACAAGGACAGTCAAAGGACAAGGTCATTTACAGCAAGTACACAGATCTTGTGCCAAAAGAGGTCATGAATGTGGATGATCCTGAACTGCAGAGACCAGATGAGAACGCAGTTAGAGAGATAACAAAGAAGACAAGAGCAGCCTTGGAGAAATTAGTGTCCCAAAAAGTTGCAGCAGCCATGCCAGTTGGAGCTGCTGAgaaggcagctcctgcacagtACATTCGGTACACACCATGTCAGCAAGGAGCTGCGTTCAACTCTGGAGCGAGGCAGAGAGTTATTCGGGTGGTGGAAATGCAGAAGGACCCTCTGGAGCCTGCAAGATTCAAAATTAACAAGAAGATTCCACGGGGACCaccatctcctccagcacctgtAATGCACTCTCCAAGCAGAAAGATAACTGTGAAAGAGCAGCAAGAGTGGAAAATTCCTCCGTGCATTTCAAACTGGAAAAATGTGAAGGGTTACACCGTTCCCTTGGAGAAGCGTCTGGCCGCAGATGGCAGAGGATTGCAGGCTGTTCATATTAATGAAAACTTTGCCAAACTTGCTGAGGCGCTCTATATTGCTGACAGAAAGGCCCGCGAGGCAGTGGAGATGCGTGCCCaggtggagaggaagatggctcagaaagaaaaggagaagcaCGAGCAAAAGCTCCGAGAAATGGCTCAGAAAGCCAGGGAGAGAAGAGCAGGGATCAAAACCCCTGTTGAAAAAGAGGATGGAGAGGCTAGAGCGAGAGATGAAATCAGACACGACCGGCGCAAGGAGAGACAGCACGACAGGAACCTTTCCcgggcagctcctggtaagagGTCAAAGCTGCAAAGAAATGAGAACAGAGATATCAGTGAGGTTATTGCCCTGGGGGTACCCACCCGCAGGCCATCCAATGAAATCCAGTATGACCAGAGGCTCTTCAACCAGAGCAGGGGGATGGACAGTGGCTTTGCTGGAGGAGAGGATGAAATGTATAATGTTTATGACCAGCCATGGAGAAGTGGCAAGGATATGGCCCAAAACATCTACAGGCCAAGTAAGAGTATGGATAAGGACATGTATGGAGATGATCTAGAGGCTCAACTAAAGACCAAGAGGTttgttcctgacaaagagtttTCCGACTTGGATCGTaacagcagaggcaggagcagagatggaCCGGTTCAATTTGAGGAGGATCCATTTGGTTTGGACAAGTTTCTGGAAGAAGCTAAGAAACACGGTGGTTCCAAACGGCCATCAGACAGCAGCTGCCCTAAGGAACACGAGCATCAGAGCAAGAAGACAAGGAAGGACTGA
- the LOC135281029 gene encoding uncharacterized protein LOC135281029 isoform X4, whose protein sequence is MSRGSSPSQHSCTAMEQLPAASTAASSPAEQMPKGRPGSTGMECPACHPCSLPLPTRPVHVLPLQFRLLGMAFCPALGSRGSESYRQLEADVTLLLNQMLSSYKSFLQANVLEFLNGSVVVRGEVLFRGDAPAPTNSHLIRTVVTEASKGRSTFSWQLEPQSVLSGGFSLENLEPEKLSISLAGPQLGMGRMDPLERLAREVTAAVSALYDVRNFTISQLRNLGENTEVTGDLYLDTVVHADVTEVLEALAALSGLSMGLSSLWVEGSRLALHVYPLSLLVTNRRFRQELQDPLSAEHHELSRDLGDAVVGALRDYPSFLTAIIKEFLPGSLICHGQLIFRPPAPPSVEVLKTLVRSVGPDQALAGSDFHVDPHSLSVGGP, encoded by the exons ATGTCCCGtggctccagcccttcccagcactcctgcacagccatggagcagctccctgcagcctccacagcggcctccagcccagctgagcagatgCCAAAGGGCAGACCTGGCTCCACAGGGATGGAATGCCCTGCGTGCcacccctgcagcctccccttGCCCACCCGGCCTGTGCACGTGCTGCCCTTGCAATTCCGCCTGCTGGGCATGGCtttctgcccagctctgggcagcaggggtTCGGAGAGCTACCGGCAGCTGGAGGCAGATGTGACACTGCTG CTCAACCAGATGCTGTCCAGCTACAAGAGCTTCCTGCAGGCCAATGTCCTTGAGTTCCT gaatGGCTCCGTGGTGGTGCGAGGGGAGGTTCTGTTCCGGGGGGATGCTCCTGCTCCCACCAACTCCCACCTCATCCGCACCGTGGTCACAGAGGCCAGCAAGGGAAGGAGCaccttcagctggcagctggagccCCAGTCTGTCCTGTCTGGTG GCTTCAGCCTGGAGAACCTGGAGCCCGAGAAGCTGTCCATCTCCCTCGCTGGCCCCCAGCTTGGCATGGGCAGGATGGATCCTCTGGAGAGGCTGGCCAGAGAG GTGACTGCAGCTGTCAGTGCCCTCTACGACGTGAGGAACTTCACCATCTCCCAGCTCAG GAACCTGGGTGAGAACACGGAGGTCACTGGAGACCTCTACCTGGACACAGTTGTCCATGCTGACGTGACGGAGGTTCTGGAAGCCCTGGCTGCGCTCTCTGGCCTCTCCATGGGCCTGagctccctctgggtggagg gctccaggctggctctgcaCGTGtaccctctgtccctgctggtcACCAACAGACGCTTCAGGCAGGAGCTTCAGGACCCGCTCTCTGCAGAGCACCACGAGCTCTCCAGGGACCTCGGCGATGCG GTGGTGGGAGCCCTGAGGGATTACCCATCCTTCCTGACAGCAATCATAAAAGAATTCCT GCCTGGCTCCTTGATCTGCCACGGGCAGCTGATCTTCcgtccccctgccccacccagcgTGGAGGTTCTGAAGACACTCGTGCGCTCGGTTGGGCCAGACCAGGCTCTGGCTGGCTCTGACTTCCACGTGGATCCCCACTCTCTCTCGGTGGGAG GACCCTGA